The following proteins are co-located in the Poecile atricapillus isolate bPoeAtr1 chromosome 2, bPoeAtr1.hap1, whole genome shotgun sequence genome:
- the LOC131576406 gene encoding carbonic anhydrase 2 isoform X2, translating into MLQGGALDGVYRLVQFHIHWGSCDGQGSEHTVDGVKYEAELHIVHWNVKYGKFAEAVKHPDGLAVVGIFMKVGNAKPEMQKVVDALSSIQTKGKQAPFTNFDPTGLLPACRDYWTYPGSLTTPPLLECVIWHVLKEPITVSSEQMCKLRGLCFNAENEPVCHMVDNWRPCQPLKNREVRASFQ; encoded by the exons A TGCTGCAAGGAGGAGCGCTGGATGGAGTTTACAGGCTGGTGCAGTTTCACATTCACTGGGGATCCTGTGATGGCCAGGGATCTGAGCACACTGTGGATGGTGTGAAGTATGAGGCAGAG CTCCATATTGTTCACTGGAATGTAAAATATGGTAAATTTGCTGAAGCTGTGAAGCATCCTGATGGTTTAGCTGTGGTGGGCATCTTCATGAAG GTGGGAAATGCCAAGCCTGAGATGCAGAAGGTTGTGGATGCTCTGAGCTCCATTCAAACCAAG GGAAAGCAAGCTCCCTTTACAAATTTTGACCCCACTGGACTCCTTCCTGCATGCAGAGACTACTGGACATACCCTGGCTCGCTGACCACTCCACCACTGCTTGAATGTGTGATCTGGCACGTTCTGAAGGAGCCCATCACAGTGAGCTCTGAGCAG ATGTGCAAACTCCGTGGCCTTTGCTTCAATGCTGAGAATGAGCCCGTGTGCCATATGGTGGACAACTGGCGCCCATGTCAGCCTTTGAAGAACAGAGAAGTCAGAGCCTCCTTCCAGTAA
- the LOC131576406 gene encoding carbonic anhydrase 2 isoform X1 — protein sequence MSHHWGYGSHDGPAHWHEHFPIANGERQSPIDICRKSVKYDSSLKPLSFSYDASTARNIVNNGHSFNVEFDDSSDKSVLQGGALDGVYRLVQFHIHWGSCDGQGSEHTVDGVKYEAELHIVHWNVKYGKFAEAVKHPDGLAVVGIFMKVGNAKPEMQKVVDALSSIQTKGKQAPFTNFDPTGLLPACRDYWTYPGSLTTPPLLECVIWHVLKEPITVSSEQMCKLRGLCFNAENEPVCHMVDNWRPCQPLKNREVRASFQ from the exons ATGTCCCACCACTGGGGATACGGCAGCCACGACG GACCAGCTCACTGGCATGAGCACTTTCCCATCGCCAATGGAGAGCGCCAGTCCCCAATTGACATCTGCCGCAAGTCCGTCAAGTACGACTCCTCTCTGAAGCCTCTTAGCTTCAGTTATGATGCCAGCACCGCCAGAAACATCGTCAACAACGGACACTCCTTCAACGTGGAGTTTGATGATTCTTCCGACAAGTCAG TGCTGCAAGGAGGAGCGCTGGATGGAGTTTACAGGCTGGTGCAGTTTCACATTCACTGGGGATCCTGTGATGGCCAGGGATCTGAGCACACTGTGGATGGTGTGAAGTATGAGGCAGAG CTCCATATTGTTCACTGGAATGTAAAATATGGTAAATTTGCTGAAGCTGTGAAGCATCCTGATGGTTTAGCTGTGGTGGGCATCTTCATGAAG GTGGGAAATGCCAAGCCTGAGATGCAGAAGGTTGTGGATGCTCTGAGCTCCATTCAAACCAAG GGAAAGCAAGCTCCCTTTACAAATTTTGACCCCACTGGACTCCTTCCTGCATGCAGAGACTACTGGACATACCCTGGCTCGCTGACCACTCCACCACTGCTTGAATGTGTGATCTGGCACGTTCTGAAGGAGCCCATCACAGTGAGCTCTGAGCAG ATGTGCAAACTCCGTGGCCTTTGCTTCAATGCTGAGAATGAGCCCGTGTGCCATATGGTGGACAACTGGCGCCCATGTCAGCCTTTGAAGAACAGAGAAGTCAGAGCCTCCTTCCAGTAA